A region from the Bacteroidota bacterium genome encodes:
- a CDS encoding HAMP domain-containing histidine kinase — protein sequence MSKLLHKPFKAFTIYALIILACSIPVYYLVVDFIWLDELDEHNQIVKERIENSFNNTQIEESELNSLIKNWDKLQPSTILTPIDLSVPKPDSTYTITKQNRYVEHNEIDRFRVLSSYININGKLYHLQIETNVEETDETMFAIAVVTLLFFALLVIGFILLNRQIAKQIWRPFRNTLEKLKSFDLTTQQTVSFDKTDIEEFAELNQSLQKLIDKNISVYSQQKTFIENASHELQTPLAVLKSKLNLLLQNKNITSEQAELLTAIDLPLSRMTRINKNLLLLAKIENNQFAEIETIELTEIINETLELLIDYTTTKQITIDKNLSEKLTLTCNKTLLEILVNNLLINAIIHNTEQGKIQISFSDKTLTVSNTGKTPLNNEKLFERFAVSSSQTTNSGLGLAIVKEICNRYQWKINYAFENNFHSFAVKF from the coding sequence ATGAGCAAGCTGTTACACAAACCATTCAAAGCATTTACGATTTATGCCTTAATTATTTTAGCGTGTAGCATACCTGTTTATTATTTGGTAGTAGATTTTATTTGGCTTGATGAATTGGACGAACACAACCAAATTGTTAAGGAACGAATTGAAAACAGTTTTAATAATACTCAAATAGAAGAAAGCGAATTGAATAGTTTGATTAAAAATTGGGACAAGTTACAACCCAGCACCATACTAACACCAATCGATTTATCCGTTCCAAAGCCTGACAGCACCTATACTATTACAAAACAAAACAGATATGTTGAACATAACGAGATTGACCGTTTTAGGGTGCTTTCATCTTACATCAACATTAACGGAAAACTATATCATTTACAAATTGAAACCAATGTAGAAGAAACAGACGAAACAATGTTTGCGATTGCGGTTGTAACACTTTTATTTTTTGCATTGTTGGTTATCGGTTTTATACTTCTAAACAGACAGATAGCCAAACAAATTTGGCGACCTTTCCGCAACACACTTGAAAAATTAAAATCGTTTGATTTGACTACACAGCAAACCGTTTCATTTGACAAGACAGATATTGAAGAATTTGCGGAACTCAATCAGTCGTTGCAAAAATTGATTGATAAAAACATTTCTGTTTACAGCCAACAAAAAACATTTATTGAAAATGCTTCTCACGAATTACAAACACCTTTGGCAGTTCTAAAATCAAAGTTGAATTTGTTGTTGCAAAACAAAAACATTACAAGCGAACAAGCGGAATTATTGACTGCGATTGATTTACCGCTTTCCCGAATGACAAGAATAAATAAAAACTTGTTGCTGTTGGCAAAAATTGAAAACAACCAATTTGCAGAAATTGAGACCATTGAATTGACCGAAATAATAAACGAAACGCTTGAATTGTTGATTGATTACACCACAACAAAACAAATTACCATTGATAAAAACCTTTCCGAAAAACTAACCCTTACTTGCAACAAAACTTTGCTTGAAATTCTTGTCAATAATTTGCTTATCAATGCTATTATTCACAACACCGAACAAGGAAAAATACAAATCAGTTTTTCGGACAAAACACTAACCGTTTCCAACACAGGAAAAACACCATTGAACAACGAAAAACTATTTGAACGCTTTGCTGTTTCATCTTCACAAACCACCAACAGCGGTTTAGGTTTAGCAATCGTAAAAGAAATTTGCAACCGCTATCAATGGAAAATAAATTACGCTTTTGAAAACAATTTTCATTCGTTTGCTGTAAAATTCTAA
- a CDS encoding DUF1648 domain-containing protein: MNERPKIKLELTTTDKTFEILGWISILAIWILTITNYTNLPDRIPIHYNGAGQADGFGGKDNILTLPLIATVLFVGLTILNKYPHVFNYPTNITTDNALRQYTNATKMIRYLKFIIVVIFGLISLQTIRNANGQTSGLGVWFLPLTLGLIFIPMTYFLIKSFKTTKQ; encoded by the coding sequence ATGAACGAAAGACCGAAAATTAAATTAGAACTTACGACAACCGACAAGACATTTGAAATCCTTGGTTGGATTTCTATTCTTGCAATTTGGATTTTGACAATTACAAACTATACAAACTTGCCCGACAGAATTCCTATTCATTACAATGGTGCAGGACAAGCAGACGGTTTTGGCGGAAAAGATAACATTTTGACTTTGCCATTAATTGCGACAGTTCTTTTTGTAGGGCTGACAATCCTAAACAAATATCCACACGTTTTTAATTATCCGACCAACATAACCACAGACAACGCACTACGACAATATACAAATGCGACAAAAATGATAAGATATTTAAAGTTCATTATTGTTGTAATCTTCGGACTAATTTCGTTACAGACAATCAGAAATGCAAACGGACAAACAAGCGGACTTGGTGTTTGGTTTTTACCATTGACATTAGGACTGATTTTTATACCGATGACCTACTTTTTAATAAAATCATTTAAGACGACAAAGCAATGA
- a CDS encoding cation transporter yields MRKTTFKISKMDCPSEEQMIRMKLADLTNINSLEFDIANRQLTVFHTGNHDQIFQRLDNLKLDTSLIDSVSADNYTATTDNTNRERKLLWQVLAINFFFFALEVTTGFISNSMGLVADSLDMLADSIVYGLALFAVGGTMTRKKNIAKSAGYFQLTLAVFGFIEVIRRFVGSETIPAFQTMIIISILALIGNGLCLYLLQKSKSKDAHMQASMIFTSNDVIVNLGVIIAGGLVYLTNSKYPDLIVGTIVFFIVGQGAFKILKLSK; encoded by the coding sequence ATGAGGAAAACGACATTTAAAATATCAAAAATGGACTGCCCATCCGAAGAACAAATGATACGGATGAAACTTGCCGACTTGACAAACATCAACTCGTTAGAATTTGACATTGCAAACAGACAACTGACCGTTTTTCACACAGGCAATCACGACCAAATTTTTCAGCGACTTGATAACTTAAAACTTGACACTTCACTTATTGACAGCGTTTCGGCAGACAATTACACAGCAACGACAGACAACACTAACCGAGAAAGAAAATTGCTTTGGCAAGTTTTAGCTATCAACTTTTTCTTTTTTGCTCTTGAAGTGACAACAGGTTTTATTTCAAACTCAATGGGACTTGTGGCGGACAGCTTGGATATGCTTGCCGATAGCATAGTTTACGGACTTGCACTTTTTGCAGTTGGTGGGACAATGACACGAAAAAAGAACATCGCAAAATCAGCAGGTTATTTTCAGTTGACACTTGCCGTTTTCGGTTTCATTGAAGTAATCAGACGATTTGTAGGCAGTGAAACAATTCCTGCATTTCAGACAATGATAATTATTTCAATTCTTGCACTTATCGGCAACGGACTTTGTTTGTATTTACTGCAAAAAAGTAAAAGCAAAGACGCACATATGCAAGCAAGTATGATTTTTACATCCAATGACGTAATTGTAAATCTTGGAGTAATTATAGCAGGCGGACTTGTTTACTTGACAAACTCAAAATATCCTGACCTTATCGTTGGGACAATTGTATTTTTCATTGTTGGACAAGGAGCATTTAAAATTTTAAAACTATCAAAATGA
- a CDS encoding response regulator transcription factor, which translates to MKILIVEDEKELAQDIVKYLSGQNYVCEVAENYNQATDKIAVYQYDCILLDLMLPDGNGLALLEQLKRENKQDGVIIISAKNSIEDKVKGLQIGADDYLAKPFHHSELSARIHSLIRRKQFNSSNIVQQNEITIDLLGKTVKVNDIEISLTKKEIDLLLFFIGNKNRVISKSALAEHLSGDIADMFDNHDFVYAHVKNLKKKLTEAGYNNYIKTIYGTGYKWEI; encoded by the coding sequence ATGAAAATCTTGATTGTAGAAGATGAAAAAGAACTTGCACAGGACATTGTAAAATACTTGTCGGGACAAAACTATGTGTGTGAAGTTGCTGAAAACTACAATCAAGCAACTGATAAAATTGCTGTTTATCAATACGACTGTATTTTATTGGATTTAATGCTTCCTGACGGAAACGGACTTGCTTTGTTAGAACAGTTAAAACGAGAAAACAAGCAAGACGGAGTAATTATTATTTCCGCAAAAAATTCTATTGAGGACAAAGTAAAAGGTTTACAAATTGGTGCGGACGATTATTTGGCAAAGCCTTTTCATCATTCGGAACTTTCGGCAAGAATACATTCTCTTATTCGCAGGAAACAATTCAACAGTTCAAACATTGTTCAACAAAACGAAATAACGATTGACTTGTTAGGCAAGACCGTAAAAGTGAATGACATTGAAATTTCATTGACAAAAAAGGAAATTGATTTATTGCTTTTTTTCATCGGAAACAAAAATCGTGTTATTTCAAAAAGTGCATTGGCAGAGCATTTGTCGGGCGACATTGCCGATATGTTTGACAATCACGATTTCGTTTATGCTCACGTTAAAAACCTGAAAAAGAAATTGACAGAAGCGGGTTACAACAACTACATAAAAACAATTTACGGAACAGGTTACAAATGGGAAATATGA
- a CDS encoding DUF805 domain-containing protein codes for MNWYLKCLKQYADFSGRARRKEYWMFVLFNMIFAIVAMIIDNVVGTASPELGYGVFYGLYVLAVFIPGLAVAVRRLHDVGKSGWMFFIVLIPLVGAIWLLVLMVTDSQQGTNKWGENPKEITA; via the coding sequence ATGAATTGGTATTTAAAATGTTTAAAACAGTACGCTGATTTTAGCGGAAGAGCAAGAAGAAAAGAATATTGGATGTTTGTTCTATTCAATATGATTTTCGCAATTGTCGCAATGATTATTGACAATGTTGTCGGAACTGCAAGTCCAGAATTGGGTTATGGAGTGTTTTATGGTTTGTATGTTCTTGCAGTATTTATTCCAGGATTAGCGGTTGCAGTTAGACGATTACACGATGTTGGAAAAAGTGGATGGATGTTCTTTATTGTCCTAATACCGTTAGTCGGAGCAATTTGGTTATTAGTTTTAATGGTGACAGACAGTCAACAAGGAACTAACAAATGGGGCGAAAATCCAAAAGAGATTACAGCATAA